A window of the Fibrobacter sp. UWH6 genome harbors these coding sequences:
- a CDS encoding DUF1007 family protein — translation MKTLKLIFFLCMAWVVPGFCHPHVFVDATVKVLFDKDGFTSVRNRWVYDELYSTAMMSSGDVDGDGVISPKENEWFKSIILDPLEGNNYYNYVQRGSDFLKAKQVKNFKASLQNRRLVLDFDVYFGCPATNDYSMLVVVVADVTNYILMTTDMESADVEAPDSIDVEFFNDGVSDLTLFKAFHSGIEGLYLRYKKK, via the coding sequence GTGAAGACTCTAAAGTTGATTTTCTTTTTGTGCATGGCCTGGGTTGTCCCAGGCTTTTGCCATCCCCACGTTTTTGTGGATGCGACAGTCAAGGTTCTTTTTGACAAGGATGGATTTACCTCGGTCAGGAACCGCTGGGTGTACGATGAACTTTATAGTACCGCCATGATGTCGTCTGGCGATGTTGATGGCGATGGTGTAATTTCTCCCAAGGAAAATGAGTGGTTCAAGAGTATTATCCTGGATCCTCTTGAAGGGAATAACTACTACAACTACGTTCAGCGCGGTTCTGATTTCTTGAAGGCTAAGCAGGTCAAGAACTTCAAGGCTTCTTTGCAGAATCGCCGACTGGTCCTTGACTTTGACGTGTATTTTGGTTGCCCTGCCACCAATGATTACTCCATGCTTGTAGTTGTTGTTGCCGACGTTACCAATTACATCTTGATGACCACAGATATGGAAAGTGCCGACGTTGAGGCTCCTGATTCCATAGACGTGGAGTTTTTTAACGACGGCGTTAGCGACTTGACCTTGTTCAAGGCTTTTCATTCGGGTATAGAAGGCTTATACCTGAGATATAAGAAAAAGTAG
- a CDS encoding DUF3575 domain-containing protein produces the protein MKKTFLALVMLGALVSASFAQVVDDPSKYTSGAPAPATPNVTINHVASSEPIFAISVHPVSLIFYPLFKDYLPLMLTLEGNINSNASIITRPYFKTKSWDGEDENRKKIDFDVNVFGISEGFRYYFNRGHLGMYTAIHAIYEYAKVERDYEDKRSKDVKETGNSLGLAMYVGNKTIWGHFTSSFDIGATYTNTYLSKKYRDDLEEVSSVGVDFDVNYTIGFTF, from the coding sequence ATGAAAAAGACTTTCTTGGCTTTGGTTATGTTGGGTGCTCTTGTTTCTGCAAGCTTTGCCCAGGTAGTGGACGATCCCTCCAAGTATACTTCCGGTGCTCCCGCTCCTGCGACTCCTAATGTGACGATCAATCATGTTGCTAGCAGTGAACCCATTTTTGCCATTTCTGTGCATCCGGTGTCCCTGATTTTTTACCCCCTCTTCAAGGATTATCTGCCACTGATGCTAACCTTGGAAGGTAACATCAATTCCAATGCATCCATTATCACTCGCCCTTACTTCAAAACCAAGAGCTGGGATGGCGAAGACGAAAATCGCAAGAAGATTGATTTTGATGTGAATGTCTTTGGTATTTCTGAAGGTTTCCGCTATTACTTCAACCGCGGCCATCTGGGAATGTACACGGCTATTCATGCCATTTATGAATACGCAAAGGTGGAACGCGACTACGAAGACAAGAGGAGCAAGGACGTTAAGGAAACCGGAAATAGCCTGGGTCTTGCCATGTATGTGGGTAATAAGACCATTTGGGGCCATTTTACCTCTTCCTTTGATATCGGTGCCACCTATACCAACACTTATTTGAGCAAAAAGTACCGCGATGACCTGGAAGAAGTATCTTCTGTGGGCGTAGATTTTGATGTAAATTACACAATTGGGTTTACTTTCTAG
- a CDS encoding PCMD domain-containing protein produces MNWMNKTAFLFAAVALCLWGCGESGTSAEVEKVDEGPLFSNCKDASLNVKKHEIDVPCPKDSLKVSSLSSLGGAKYYLALDQDLVDPEIDWDSPLKSGAYLITREGEFANIVVLDEKNRVVDVWKVKSPEVKSSSSKKVSSSSSVKSSSSAKSESSSSVKDAESSSSEEVSSSSEEISSSSEEILSSSAEEPQLPGSDFTKYDASFWGTTSDVMAEATSAGGIKFQSSANLEFASGRATLTTREIVGSFLSVPGSWKIAGGFYFAGSFKANDIVQLYQWNYTSGTPDAGYESDISQGMTFGRPFTARPVSFEVKYSYEHVSNTSTEYPQKSLMYVMLVSADKKVVACGMHSDSESVSDKTVVVELSYGADPDGLLQGGFAMAEGLTLGEGTEEVASIHVMFASSAYAHVVAGGAAGTGKKQRGGKEAKLILDNFKLNY; encoded by the coding sequence ATGAACTGGATGAATAAGACTGCTTTTTTGTTCGCGGCTGTGGCCTTGTGCCTGTGGGGCTGTGGCGAATCGGGAACTTCCGCCGAAGTTGAAAAGGTTGATGAAGGCCCTCTCTTTTCAAACTGCAAGGATGCAAGCCTGAATGTCAAGAAACATGAAATTGATGTTCCCTGCCCAAAGGATTCCCTGAAGGTTTCGTCTCTGTCTTCTTTGGGTGGCGCTAAATACTACCTGGCTTTGGACCAGGACCTGGTGGATCCTGAAATAGATTGGGATAGTCCGCTGAAGTCAGGCGCATACTTGATAACAAGAGAAGGTGAATTCGCAAATATTGTAGTCCTTGATGAAAAGAACCGCGTTGTTGACGTCTGGAAGGTCAAATCTCCCGAGGTAAAATCCAGCAGTTCTAAAAAGGTTAGCAGTTCCAGTAGTGTAAAATCCAGTAGTTCTGCCAAGAGCGAGTCTTCCAGTTCTGTAAAGGATGCAGAATCCAGTTCTAGCGAAGAAGTTTCTAGTAGCTCTGAAGAAATTTCTTCCAGCTCCGAAGAAATTCTGTCTAGTAGTGCCGAAGAACCGCAGCTCCCGGGTTCCGATTTTACCAAGTACGACGCTTCTTTCTGGGGAACTACCAGCGATGTCATGGCTGAAGCAACTTCCGCCGGCGGTATCAAGTTCCAGTCTTCGGCTAATCTTGAATTTGCCAGTGGTCGTGCAACCTTGACCACCCGCGAGATTGTCGGTTCATTTCTAAGCGTTCCCGGCTCCTGGAAAATTGCAGGCGGGTTCTACTTTGCTGGCTCCTTTAAGGCCAATGATATCGTCCAGCTTTACCAGTGGAATTACACTTCGGGAACACCGGATGCCGGTTATGAATCGGATATTTCTCAGGGGATGACATTTGGTCGCCCGTTTACGGCACGCCCGGTTTCCTTTGAGGTGAAATATTCCTACGAACATGTTTCCAATACAAGTACGGAATATCCTCAGAAGTCCTTGATGTATGTGATGCTGGTTAGCGCCGACAAGAAGGTTGTGGCCTGCGGTATGCATTCCGATTCCGAATCCGTAAGCGATAAAACCGTCGTTGTCGAATTGTCCTATGGCGCTGATCCCGATGGATTGTTGCAGGGTGGTTTTGCCATGGCTGAAGGTTTGACTTTGGGCGAGGGAACCGAAGAAGTTGCTTCTATCCATGTGATGTTTGCTTCTTCTGCCTATGCCCATGTGGTGGCTGGCGGTGCTGCTGGAACTGGCAAAAAACAGCGTGGCGGAAAAGAAGCTAAGCTGATCCTCGATAACTTTAAGCTGAATTACTAA
- the trxA gene encoding thioredoxin, with protein sequence MAALALTAENFDEVISSGQLVFVDFWATWCRPCMMMGPIVDELAAEYDGKAIIAKINVDDAGVNDICARFGITNIPNMKLFKNGVEVGNVVGAVPKNTVKAVIDRNL encoded by the coding sequence ATGGCTGCTTTAGCTCTTACTGCAGAAAATTTTGATGAAGTGATCAGTTCTGGTCAGTTGGTGTTCGTTGATTTTTGGGCTACCTGGTGCCGCCCCTGCATGATGATGGGCCCTATTGTTGATGAACTGGCTGCCGAATATGACGGCAAGGCTATCATCGCAAAGATTAACGTAGATGATGCCGGCGTGAACGACATTTGCGCTCGTTTTGGCATTACTAACATCCCCAACATGAAGCTGTTCAAGAACGGCGTCGAAGTGGGCAACGTTGTTGGCGCAGTGCCTAAGAACACCGTCAAGGCTGTTATCGACCGTAACCTCTAA
- a CDS encoding nickel/cobalt transporter, with product MQNLLKVLMVLVLSLAIGASAAVKKKRFDVSEDGSSKPVATQVETSTVPDSAVNTTSEEPLKSAPTQGASFHAALAQVQKDLREKVTAKIVAMKSGDWSCIWKFLLLCFVYGMLHALGPGHGKSIVIGFFLARRGRWRQGVALGAGITFTHTLSAVVLLFILYAIFKATVFPVFENGRGGIEMASYALLMITGLLLAVLGVVDFVKGRRRKCEGQENVLPPFARWKEIIGIAAVTGIVPCPAVALIVLFCLLNSMVGLALLGAVLVCIGMTCTNVLFGIGAVAFRKGIDKTSRASRFASSIYCFTSMVGGAVIFVSGLLLFSNFFAGRV from the coding sequence GTGCAGAATCTCCTGAAAGTTTTAATGGTGCTAGTGCTCTCCTTGGCTATTGGGGCGTCCGCCGCTGTCAAGAAGAAACGCTTTGATGTTAGTGAAGATGGTTCTTCTAAACCTGTTGCGACGCAGGTAGAAACTTCAACAGTCCCTGACAGTGCGGTCAATACAACTTCAGAGGAACCTCTGAAATCTGCGCCCACTCAGGGGGCCTCTTTTCATGCCGCTTTGGCTCAGGTGCAGAAGGATCTGCGCGAAAAAGTAACGGCGAAAATTGTGGCCATGAAATCTGGGGACTGGTCTTGTATCTGGAAGTTCCTTCTGCTGTGCTTTGTCTATGGCATGCTCCATGCCTTGGGCCCGGGCCATGGCAAGTCTATTGTCATCGGATTCTTCTTGGCTCGTCGCGGACGTTGGCGTCAGGGAGTTGCTCTGGGTGCGGGTATTACTTTTACTCATACGCTGAGCGCTGTTGTACTACTCTTTATTTTGTATGCAATTTTCAAGGCCACGGTATTCCCTGTTTTCGAAAATGGTCGCGGTGGTATCGAAATGGCTAGCTATGCATTGCTCATGATTACGGGCTTGCTGCTTGCTGTGCTTGGCGTTGTGGATTTTGTCAAGGGACGTCGCCGTAAATGTGAAGGCCAGGAAAATGTGTTGCCGCCTTTCGCCCGCTGGAAAGAAATTATCGGCATTGCTGCAGTAACGGGAATTGTGCCTTGCCCGGCTGTGGCCCTGATTGTTCTATTCTGCCTGCTGAATTCCATGGTGGGGCTTGCCTTGCTTGGTGCGGTTCTCGTTTGCATCGGCATGACTTGTACCAATGTTCTTTTTGGTATTGGGGCAGTAGCCTTTAGAAAGGGAATCGACAAAACTTCAAGGGCATCTCGCTTTGCCTCTAGCATTTACTGCTTTACTTCGATGGTAGGCGGGGCGGTAATTTTTGTTTCGGGCTTGTTGCTTTTTTCCAATTTCTTTGCTGGTAGGGTTTAG
- the murB gene encoding UDP-N-acetylmuramate dehydrogenase, translated as MVILENEPMSRHTSFKVGGEARYFFKVESVDEILDVRKRLADQNLPFFVLGNGTNLLVSDKGFGGGIITLGKSFSEVQDLGNGKFKVGAGVSLGAFARKSIKMGYSGIHKLAGIPGTLGGAIYMNAGAYGQEICQTCVEVESLDANGTVHTRTAAQCDFGYRHSGFQVSSDDRAKGQAEIILSATFQLEPAEMSGKDSYTLETEMQECMAKRKASQPLNMPNAGSTFKRLDVGAEDMPQQIAPGYYIEQAGLKGYRIGGAEVSTVHANFIVNADNATASDIKALSEYVQQKVFEKFGIQLKREIILLGG; from the coding sequence ATGGTTATCTTAGAAAATGAACCCATGAGTAGGCACACCTCCTTCAAAGTCGGAGGAGAGGCCCGCTATTTTTTCAAGGTGGAATCCGTAGACGAAATCCTCGATGTGCGGAAACGACTGGCAGACCAGAACCTCCCCTTTTTCGTTCTTGGTAACGGAACAAACTTGTTGGTTTCCGACAAGGGATTTGGCGGCGGAATCATCACCCTGGGGAAATCATTTTCTGAAGTTCAGGATCTTGGAAATGGCAAGTTCAAGGTTGGAGCAGGCGTATCCCTCGGCGCATTTGCGCGCAAATCCATTAAGATGGGTTACAGCGGGATACACAAGCTAGCCGGTATTCCAGGAACGTTAGGTGGAGCCATCTACATGAACGCAGGCGCATACGGTCAGGAAATCTGCCAGACTTGCGTAGAAGTAGAAAGCCTTGACGCCAATGGGACCGTACATACACGAACCGCAGCCCAGTGCGACTTTGGCTATAGGCACAGCGGTTTTCAGGTTTCCTCCGACGACCGTGCCAAAGGTCAAGCTGAAATTATCTTGTCCGCAACATTCCAGTTAGAACCTGCAGAGATGTCCGGCAAAGATAGCTACACTCTGGAAACCGAAATGCAGGAGTGCATGGCCAAGCGCAAGGCAAGCCAGCCCTTAAATATGCCCAACGCAGGTTCCACATTCAAACGCCTTGACGTTGGTGCCGAAGACATGCCTCAGCAAATCGCTCCAGGCTATTACATCGAGCAGGCAGGACTCAAGGGCTACCGCATTGGCGGAGCAGAAGTCAGCACGGTTCACGCCAACTTCATTGTCAACGCAGACAACGCCACCGCTTCAGACATCAAGGCTCTTAGCGAGTACGTTCAACAAAAAGTTTTCGAAAAATTCGGAATTCAACTGAAGAGAGAAATCATTTTACTTGGGGGGTAA
- a CDS encoding RNA methyltransferase has protein sequence MEFFDYYEKLFGNRWPALLESLKGEGRAMELRFGDGLEPYYLDEASVYAARALNVRPGDDVLDMCAAPGGKTLVIASMLKGEGSLQSNDRSPDRRLRLQRVVEQTLPEAWRSIIKISGYDGMKFGLHKKESYDKILLDAPCSSDRHVLNSPEHLKVWSAKRVKRLSVEQGALLASAVDALRPGGTIVYGTCALSPMENDDVVKKILKKRPSMQPAEIEEVLPGADRTEFGVHILPDTSDGRGPIYCAKLVKSL, from the coding sequence ATGGAATTTTTTGACTATTACGAGAAGTTGTTTGGGAATCGCTGGCCGGCTTTGCTGGAGTCCTTGAAGGGCGAGGGCAGGGCTATGGAACTTAGGTTTGGCGATGGCCTTGAGCCGTACTACCTAGACGAGGCTTCTGTCTATGCGGCACGTGCGCTTAACGTGCGGCCTGGTGATGACGTGCTGGATATGTGTGCCGCTCCGGGTGGCAAGACTCTCGTGATTGCATCTATGCTGAAGGGGGAGGGTTCTTTACAAAGTAACGACCGCTCTCCGGATCGTAGACTTCGCTTGCAGCGCGTGGTGGAGCAGACTTTGCCCGAGGCCTGGCGTTCCATTATCAAGATTTCTGGTTATGATGGAATGAAGTTTGGCCTGCACAAGAAGGAGTCCTACGACAAGATTCTGCTGGATGCGCCTTGTTCTTCTGACAGGCATGTGCTGAACTCTCCGGAACATTTGAAAGTTTGGTCGGCGAAGCGTGTTAAGCGTTTGTCTGTAGAACAGGGGGCTCTGTTGGCTTCTGCGGTAGATGCCCTGCGACCGGGCGGAACGATTGTGTACGGCACTTGCGCCCTTTCTCCCATGGAAAACGATGACGTGGTCAAGAAGATCCTCAAGAAGCGTCCTTCTATGCAGCCTGCAGAAATTGAAGAGGTTTTGCCAGGCGCGGACCGTACGGAGTTCGGTGTGCATATTTTGCCCGACACATCAGACGGAAGAGGCCCGATTTACTGCGCTAAATTGGTCAAGTCTCTTTAA
- the mtgA gene encoding monofunctional biosynthetic peptidoglycan transglycosylase: MKKFFGKVRDFFKWLSGTLVIRILAFIIKWIYRLINFILRQALLICIIYSTAFTVAASYLIYRVFIYGYDIYESVEELKVTQPENSKYMEALRDSNPNVQIRHTYVPLDSISTHLRKAVIASEDAGFYFHPGFDIRAIAEALDANQMAGKTKFGGSTITQQLAKNLFLSGERSFDRKFKELAYALLMEHELGKDRILELYLNYAQWGKDIFGCQEACLSYYKKSCSKISLDQAINLAAMLAAPAKHHPNMRESQFMAKRRAVIYQNMFPKKDSVLVDSLRQLMAPPAQPLTPVAQPQPATEKKVKAKAFKNH; this comes from the coding sequence ATGAAGAAGTTTTTTGGAAAGGTTAGAGATTTTTTCAAGTGGCTATCGGGTACACTGGTCATCCGGATCTTGGCCTTCATTATCAAGTGGATTTATAGACTGATCAACTTTATCCTCCGACAGGCCCTGTTGATCTGCATTATTTATTCTACCGCGTTTACGGTGGCGGCTAGCTACTTGATTTATCGTGTCTTCATCTACGGCTATGACATTTATGAAAGTGTTGAGGAACTGAAGGTTACTCAACCCGAGAATTCCAAGTACATGGAAGCCTTGAGGGATTCCAATCCAAATGTTCAAATCAGACATACCTATGTACCGCTGGATTCTATAAGCACCCATCTGCGTAAGGCGGTTATTGCCAGCGAAGATGCCGGCTTTTATTTCCATCCCGGTTTTGACATTCGCGCCATTGCGGAAGCCCTGGATGCAAACCAGATGGCCGGGAAGACTAAGTTTGGCGGTTCTACCATTACACAGCAGCTGGCCAAGAACCTGTTCCTTAGCGGTGAGCGTTCTTTTGATCGTAAGTTCAAGGAATTGGCCTATGCCTTGTTGATGGAACATGAACTGGGTAAGGACCGAATCCTGGAACTTTACCTGAACTACGCCCAGTGGGGCAAGGATATCTTTGGTTGTCAGGAGGCTTGTCTTTCCTATTACAAGAAGAGCTGCTCCAAGATCAGTCTGGACCAGGCCATCAATCTGGCCGCCATGCTTGCGGCACCGGCAAAGCATCACCCCAATATGAGGGAGAGCCAGTTCATGGCTAAGCGCCGTGCTGTTATCTATCAGAATATGTTCCCCAAGAAGGATAGCGTTCTTGTGGATTCCCTGAGGCAGTTGATGGCTCCTCCTGCGCAGCCGTTGACTCCTGTGGCTCAACCACAGCCTGCAACCGAAAAGAAGGTTAAGGCGAAGGCTTTCAAAAATCATTAA
- a CDS encoding argininosuccinate synthase, protein MAKKDSKKKVVLAYSGGLDTSIIIPWLKENYDCEVIAFAADLGQNDFPDAKALEQKALATGASKCYVLDLKKEFLEDYVWPTVRAGAKYENTYLLGTSFARPLIAKYQVKIAQKEGAYAVSHGATGKGNDQVRFELTYAALDPTLEIIAPWKDSKWNIHSREDAIDYAAARKIPLNGISKKKIYSEDGNLWHLSHEGGILEEPDKEHKYDMLKHTATYEKAPNKPAHVTIGFDKGTPVSVNGKKMDAVELLETLNKIGGENACGLLDIVENRLVGLKSRGVYETPGGTLLYKAHECLQQLVLDKETLFEAQKMSMTYANLVYNGQWFTPLRQCMDAFYDEVNKVVTGEVTLKLYKGNIIPAGMKSPYSLYDMNLGGFSDVEMYDQKDATGFIRCFGLPLKTRALLLKNKTNVKFGKEVKLPNK, encoded by the coding sequence ATGGCTAAGAAAGATTCCAAGAAGAAGGTCGTCCTCGCCTATAGCGGTGGTCTCGATACCTCTATCATCATCCCCTGGCTCAAGGAAAACTATGACTGCGAAGTGATCGCTTTCGCTGCTGACCTCGGTCAGAACGATTTCCCGGATGCTAAGGCTCTGGAACAGAAGGCTCTCGCAACTGGCGCTTCCAAGTGCTACGTCCTGGACCTCAAGAAGGAATTCCTCGAAGACTACGTATGGCCCACCGTCCGTGCTGGTGCCAAGTACGAAAACACCTACCTCCTGGGTACTTCTTTCGCTCGCCCCCTCATCGCCAAGTATCAGGTGAAGATCGCTCAGAAGGAAGGCGCATACGCTGTTTCCCATGGTGCAACCGGTAAGGGTAACGACCAGGTCCGTTTCGAACTGACCTACGCCGCTCTCGATCCGACCCTCGAAATCATCGCTCCGTGGAAGGACTCCAAGTGGAACATCCACAGCCGTGAAGACGCTATTGACTACGCTGCCGCCCGCAAGATTCCTCTGAACGGCATCAGCAAGAAGAAGATCTACTCCGAAGACGGCAACCTGTGGCACCTCTCTCACGAAGGTGGCATCCTGGAAGAACCGGACAAGGAACACAAGTACGATATGCTCAAGCATACCGCTACCTACGAAAAGGCTCCCAACAAGCCGGCTCACGTGACCATCGGCTTCGACAAGGGTACTCCGGTTTCCGTCAACGGCAAGAAGATGGACGCAGTTGAACTCCTCGAAACTCTGAACAAGATCGGTGGCGAAAACGCTTGCGGTCTCCTGGACATCGTTGAAAACCGCCTCGTCGGCCTCAAGAGCCGCGGCGTTTACGAAACTCCGGGTGGCACCCTCCTGTACAAGGCACACGAATGCCTGCAGCAGCTGGTTCTCGACAAGGAAACCTTGTTCGAAGCTCAGAAGATGTCTATGACCTATGCAAACCTGGTTTACAATGGTCAGTGGTTCACTCCGCTCCGCCAGTGCATGGACGCCTTCTATGACGAAGTCAACAAGGTTGTTACCGGTGAAGTTACCCTCAAGCTTTACAAGGGCAACATCATTCCGGCTGGCATGAAGAGCCCCTACAGCCTGTACGACATGAACCTCGGTGGCTTCTCTGATGTCGAAATGTACGACCAGAAGGACGCTACTGGCTTCATCCGTTGCTTCGGCCTCCCGCTGAAGACTCGCGCTCTCCTCCTCAAGAACAAGACCAACGTCAAGTTCGGTAAGGAAGTGAAGCTCCCGAATAAGTAG
- a CDS encoding PCMD domain-containing protein, with the protein MKGLISLLAFLTVLMSFVACTADYDSFGTSGYKTLNELTFEGQDGSVSVYADEHKIKVKLVAPEEGESWDSVAVDVLDISSMATLHLVNSKFKEFPSDSAGLDSLAHEVSYSSERLRSGDKIRIPSSLAVYVAVVAENGDASIWQISFTIPGVEAVADDKGKSSSSSAKSSSSAKSDDKSDDKQDEVKSSSSKAQDSGENLGSAEEFPESKPDAPRILSMKIGGNEAIIDSSVSDGKVSFRIHYDDLDYASGLSSVKISDITLSEGAEISGVENDGEYNLAQGVIATVSNGKTEQEYRIVAGYQFPNSSFDSWNKYVASDWSNGNTSGFNMTSPLVVAGGKAAKMESMDAKILGIGQFASGNIFTGYFNPKGVGATSMLSKYPDGNELIDFGRPFEGRPQYVEVDFTYEGKGDSCDIYFFLENRTATANEGKNQYRTSSDVNTLVASAWYRSASDDNSGRPNPDVVSIVEKENGFKTLRLKFKYGEPYEDSPIHNSNTFKDDLENSSGIDNHLNGYDGDMAVTHLRAVMASSANGNYYKGKVGATLVVDEIRFYYY; encoded by the coding sequence ATGAAAGGTCTGATTTCACTCCTTGCGTTCTTAACCGTTTTAATGTCTTTTGTAGCCTGCACTGCCGACTACGATTCCTTTGGAACATCGGGCTACAAGACTCTTAACGAACTGACCTTTGAAGGTCAAGATGGTTCCGTGTCGGTCTATGCCGACGAACATAAGATCAAGGTGAAACTTGTCGCTCCCGAAGAAGGTGAATCCTGGGACTCCGTGGCGGTGGATGTTCTGGATATCAGTTCCATGGCGACATTGCACTTGGTCAATAGCAAGTTCAAGGAATTTCCGTCGGATTCCGCCGGATTGGATTCTCTGGCTCACGAAGTTTCTTATTCCAGCGAACGTCTGCGCTCTGGCGACAAAATCCGCATTCCCTCTAGCCTTGCGGTTTATGTGGCTGTGGTGGCCGAAAATGGGGACGCCTCCATTTGGCAGATTAGCTTTACCATTCCTGGCGTAGAAGCCGTTGCTGATGACAAGGGCAAATCTTCTTCTAGTTCGGCCAAGTCTTCCAGCAGTGCCAAGTCTGATGATAAGTCTGACGACAAGCAGGATGAAGTGAAGTCCAGCAGTTCCAAGGCTCAGGATTCTGGCGAAAATCTCGGCTCCGCCGAAGAATTCCCTGAATCGAAACCGGATGCACCGCGAATTCTGTCTATGAAGATTGGCGGGAACGAGGCGATCATTGATAGCTCCGTCAGCGACGGCAAGGTCTCCTTCAGAATCCACTATGATGATTTGGACTACGCCTCGGGATTGTCTAGCGTTAAAATTAGCGATATTACCTTGTCTGAAGGAGCCGAAATTTCTGGAGTAGAAAATGACGGCGAATACAACCTGGCCCAGGGGGTGATTGCTACAGTCTCCAACGGCAAGACCGAACAGGAATACCGAATTGTTGCTGGCTATCAGTTCCCCAATAGTTCTTTTGATTCCTGGAACAAGTATGTTGCATCTGACTGGTCTAATGGAAACACCTCCGGCTTCAACATGACTTCTCCTTTGGTTGTGGCTGGTGGAAAGGCTGCCAAGATGGAGTCCATGGATGCGAAGATTCTTGGCATTGGACAGTTTGCCAGCGGAAATATCTTTACAGGCTACTTTAATCCTAAGGGCGTTGGCGCAACGAGCATGTTGAGCAAATATCCCGACGGAAATGAACTGATTGATTTCGGTAGGCCTTTTGAAGGTCGTCCGCAGTATGTAGAAGTAGACTTTACCTATGAAGGCAAGGGCGACAGCTGCGACATTTACTTCTTCCTGGAAAATCGTACTGCCACTGCAAATGAGGGAAAGAATCAGTACCGCACCTCTAGCGATGTAAATACGTTGGTGGCTTCTGCCTGGTACCGTTCTGCCTCAGATGACAATTCTGGCCGCCCCAATCCCGATGTGGTTTCCATCGTTGAAAAGGAAAACGGTTTTAAGACCTTGCGCTTGAAGTTTAAGTATGGCGAACCTTATGAAGATTCTCCTATCCATAATTCCAACACTTTTAAGGATGACCTGGAAAATTCCAGCGGCATTGATAACCATCTGAATGGCTATGACGGCGATATGGCTGTGACCCACCTCAGGGCGGTCATGGCATCTAGCGCTAACGGCAATTATTACAAGGGAAAGGTGGGAGCTACACTTGTTGTAGACGAGATACGTTTCTATTATTACTAA
- a CDS encoding CHC2 zinc finger domain-containing protein: MTNEELKQFKASISITAVAQSLGVNVVRGKCRCFCPQRHVHGDRTPSVSVSEERGYFRCWVCDDIRGDVISLVQIVRDCSFTEALAWLMEQYPFLVPGNAQKPVSRSDGPGLRTIINGRQVSVPAAPPAEPDLKELVPEEDRKRIVLSFLKRLSPVDNTPAARWLAKRRIYKPVWDRMLLRTITDYEAVNNSLKADFGVEVLKYVGLFNDKGNLRYYKHPLIFPYLDKERRAFYFQSRAIDSSVVPKEMNLRSTVPFPYNFSALDEKPGWVYLCEGCVDTLTFLGQKINAVGIPGVRSFKVEWLSYFKNKNVVLCLDHDEAGRSGMEYIGNLFTQAGIRSVILGEGMEGLPTAMKEGEDINDWFGGKK, translated from the coding sequence ATGACCAACGAAGAACTGAAACAATTCAAGGCCTCCATTTCTATCACTGCCGTGGCCCAGAGCCTTGGGGTGAATGTGGTGCGGGGTAAATGCCGCTGTTTTTGTCCACAGCGCCATGTCCATGGAGATAGAACTCCTTCTGTTTCAGTTTCTGAGGAACGGGGGTATTTCCGCTGCTGGGTTTGCGATGATATTCGCGGCGATGTGATTTCGCTTGTGCAAATTGTACGGGATTGTTCTTTTACCGAGGCCCTGGCTTGGCTTATGGAACAGTATCCGTTCCTGGTGCCTGGCAATGCGCAAAAGCCCGTTTCCCGTTCCGATGGCCCCGGCTTGCGAACCATAATCAATGGACGTCAGGTAAGTGTGCCTGCGGCACCTCCTGCTGAACCGGATCTCAAGGAACTTGTTCCCGAAGAAGATCGCAAGCGTATTGTCCTTTCTTTTTTGAAACGTCTCAGTCCTGTAGACAATACTCCCGCTGCCCGTTGGTTGGCCAAGCGTCGAATCTATAAGCCGGTGTGGGACCGTATGCTCCTTCGAACCATTACGGATTACGAAGCGGTAAACAACAGCCTGAAAGCGGATTTTGGTGTCGAGGTTTTGAAGTATGTGGGGCTGTTTAACGACAAGGGCAACCTGCGTTACTACAAGCATCCCCTGATTTTCCCCTATCTGGATAAGGAGCGCAGGGCATTCTATTTCCAGTCTCGCGCGATTGACAGTTCCGTGGTTCCCAAGGAAATGAACTTGAGGTCTACGGTTCCCTTCCCCTATAATTTTTCGGCGCTGGATGAAAAGCCCGGCTGGGTCTACCTTTGTGAAGGTTGTGTGGACACGCTGACTTTTTTGGGGCAGAAGATAAACGCTGTAGGTATTCCGGGAGTAAGATCCTTTAAGGTGGAATGGCTAAGCTACTTTAAGAACAAGAATGTGGTTCTCTGTCTTGATCATGACGAAGCCGGGAGAAGCGGTATGGAATATATCGGTAACCTGTTTACTCAGGCTGGTATTCGAAGTGTGATTCTTGGTGAAGGCATGGAGGGTTTGCCGACGGCCATGAAAGAGGGCGAGGACATTAATGACTGGTTTGGAGGAAAGAAGTGA